The Candidatus Malacoplasma girerdii genome has a segment encoding these proteins:
- a CDS encoding ABC-type cobalt transport system ATPase: MMDKKEALAFKLDPSLAIHIDELKIIFNENTQDEVLVLNPLTISFPKNQIYFIVGDSGTGKTTLINHFNGLLKSKHGNIFIEDNKIIGKKFLISKFKKLRKSVGMVFQFPEYQLFKDTVLKDVIFGPINLGVKKNRANELAQKYLQLLGIPTNLFNRSPFNLSGGQKRRVAIAGILAIEPNIVVFDEPTAGLDPVGIEETLKIISDLKNEGKTVFVITHEMDIVLRLADKVMVLGNCGILKFDTPYNVFLDEDVMKKTSLKKPKIISLIDKLVERDIKFKKLYEMKPRTVDQLAQCINEVKNKK, encoded by the coding sequence ATGATGGACAAAAAAGAAGCTTTAGCATTTAAACTAGATCCTAGTCTTGCGATTCATATTGATGAATTAAAAATCATTTTTAATGAAAATACACAAGATGAGGTTTTAGTTTTAAATCCATTAACAATTTCTTTTCCTAAAAATCAAATTTATTTCATTGTTGGTGACAGTGGAACAGGCAAAACAACGCTAATTAATCATTTTAATGGTTTATTAAAGTCTAAACATGGAAATATCTTCATTGAAGATAATAAAATTATTGGCAAGAAATTTTTAATTTCAAAATTTAAAAAATTGCGAAAATCAGTGGGAATGGTTTTTCAATTTCCTGAATATCAATTATTTAAAGATACTGTTTTAAAAGATGTGATATTTGGGCCAATTAATTTAGGAGTCAAAAAAAATCGTGCCAACGAATTAGCTCAAAAATATTTACAACTTTTAGGAATTCCAACAAACTTATTTAATCGTAGTCCATTTAACCTTTCTGGTGGACAAAAGCGACGTGTTGCAATTGCAGGAATTTTGGCAATTGAACCAAATATTGTTGTTTTTGATGAACCAACAGCTGGATTGGATCCTGTTGGAATTGAAGAAACATTAAAAATTATTAGTGATTTAAAAAATGAAGGTAAAACAGTATTTGTCATTACTCATGAAATGGATATTGTTCTTCGTCTTGCTGATAAAGTTATGGTTTTAGGTAATTGTGGTATATTAAAGTTTGATACTCCATATAATGTTTTCTTAGATGAAGATGTAATGAAAAAAACTTCATTAAAAAAACCAAAAATTATTAGTCTAATTGATAAATTAGTTGAAAGGGATATTAAATTTAAAAAACTATATGAAATGAAGCCACGCACAGTTGATCAATTAGCACAATGCATTAATGAGGTAAAAAACAAAAAATAG
- a CDS encoding ABC-type cobalt transport system ATPase gives MSDNKQVKSIIPAVQFKDVVFGYDRTNPTPTVKGVSFILPAGKYICVVGGNGSGKSTISKLLAGLLKPWSGSIYVFGIEQTKYNIKQIRNNIGIVFQNPDNQFIGLTTEDDIAFGLENHKINSTKMFNIIENAASIVNVKHLLGFNASRLSGGQKQRVAIASVLALNPKIIIFDESTSMLDPTAKKEMMDLMVLLREKYHKTIISITHNMEEILKADYVLVIKNGEVQKFDTPFNIFENEAFLANNNLNLPFNLELSKQLKALDDNINLTLNEEKLIEQIIK, from the coding sequence ATGTCTGACAATAAGCAAGTGAAATCGATAATTCCTGCAGTTCAATTTAAAGATGTTGTTTTTGGTTATGATCGAACTAATCCAACTCCAACAGTTAAAGGCGTTAGTTTTATTTTACCAGCAGGAAAATACATTTGTGTTGTTGGTGGCAACGGCAGTGGTAAAAGTACGATTAGTAAATTACTAGCTGGTTTACTTAAACCATGAAGTGGCTCCATTTATGTTTTTGGAATTGAACAAACAAAATACAATATTAAGCAAATTCGTAATAATATTGGAATTGTTTTTCAAAATCCTGATAATCAATTTATTGGTTTAACCACTGAAGATGATATTGCTTTTGGTTTAGAAAATCACAAAATTAACTCAACCAAAATGTTTAATATTATTGAAAATGCTGCTAGTATTGTTAATGTCAAGCATTTATTAGGATTTAACGCTAGTCGATTAAGTGGTGGACAAAAACAACGAGTGGCTATTGCTAGTGTTTTAGCACTTAATCCAAAAATTATTATTTTTGATGAATCAACATCAATGTTAGATCCAACCGCTAAAAAAGAAATGATGGACCTAATGGTTTTATTACGCGAAAAGTATCACAAAACCATTATTTCTATCACCCATAATATGGAAGAGATTCTTAAGGCAGATTACGTTTTAGTAATTAAAAATGGCGAAGTGCAAAAATTTGATACACCATTTAATATTTTTGAAAACGAAGCTTTTTTAGCTAATAATAACTTAAATCTACCTTTTAACTTAGAACTAAGTAAGCAACTAAAAGCCCTTGATGATAACATAAATTTAACTTTAAATGAAGAAAAACTAATTGAACAAATTATTAAATAG
- the gpmI gene encoding phosphoglyceromutase, translating to MSDIFINYNYQKFKLKVNMTKKVLLVILDGVGYSEQINGNAVYLANMPNYDRLMSIYPHELIKTSGKDVGLPGDQMGNSEVGHLNIGAGRIVYTGLSLINKAIEDGVYAENVAFNNAFNYALKHQSKLHIIGLVSHGGVHSSYEHITELIKVAHSKGLEPIVHIFTDGRDVDTKAFLTDLDDFAKVCDANSAKIGSIAGRYYAMDRDQRWERTEESYNVLIGNSKSNFKDLKQYVIDSYAKGVTDEFIVPALNGNYDKKTICINDNDAIIFANFRPDRARQLTHCLIGSSYYSFKPTVRLNNLYMVTMSQYEGMNPNDVAYPPMKVNNVLGEVIEKNSLTQLRISETEKYAHITFFMDGGREIDFNNEKKILIPSPKVATYDLKPSMSANEITDQLLSTIGQFDLTICNYANGDMVGHTGNLQATIKAMESLDVQIGRLYEKCRQKGVTMFIIADHGNAECMLNADNKLVTKHTTNPVWFILTDDNYEIAKGGKLANIAPSILQYMNISIPSEMTEKSIIINKNEQ from the coding sequence TTGTCAGACATATTTATTAATTATAATTATCAAAAGTTTAAATTAAAAGTGAATATGACAAAAAAAGTTTTATTGGTAATTCTTGATGGAGTAGGATATAGCGAACAAATAAATGGAAATGCGGTTTATTTAGCTAATATGCCAAATTATGATCGTTTAATGAGCATTTATCCACATGAATTAATCAAAACAAGTGGAAAAGATGTTGGGCTTCCAGGCGACCAAATGGGAAATAGTGAAGTTGGTCACTTAAATATTGGGGCTGGAAGAATCGTTTATACTGGTTTAAGCTTAATTAATAAAGCAATTGAAGATGGTGTTTATGCCGAAAATGTAGCATTTAATAATGCTTTTAATTATGCTTTAAAACACCAATCAAAATTACATATTATTGGTTTAGTAAGCCATGGTGGTGTGCATAGTAGTTATGAGCATATTACTGAATTAATTAAAGTAGCTCATTCAAAAGGTCTTGAACCAATTGTTCATATTTTTACAGACGGTCGTGATGTTGATACTAAAGCTTTTTTAACTGATCTAGATGATTTTGCTAAAGTCTGTGATGCAAACAGCGCTAAAATTGGTTCAATTGCTGGACGATATTATGCAATGGATCGTGATCAACGATGGGAACGAACTGAAGAAAGTTACAATGTACTAATTGGCAATAGTAAAAGCAATTTTAAAGATTTAAAACAATATGTTATTGATTCATATGCTAAAGGTGTAACTGATGAATTTATTGTTCCCGCACTTAATGGTAATTATGATAAAAAAACAATTTGTATCAATGATAATGACGCCATTATCTTTGCTAACTTTCGACCTGATCGAGCTCGTCAATTAACTCACTGCTTAATTGGTAGTAGCTACTATAGTTTCAAACCGACCGTTAGATTAAATAATCTTTACATGGTGACAATGAGTCAATATGAAGGTATGAACCCTAATGATGTTGCTTATCCACCAATGAAAGTTAATAATGTGCTTGGAGAAGTTATTGAAAAAAATAGTTTAACTCAATTACGAATTAGTGAAACTGAAAAATATGCACATATTACTTTTTTTATGGATGGAGGAAGAGAAATTGACTTCAATAATGAAAAGAAGATTTTAATTCCTAGTCCAAAAGTAGCGACATATGATTTAAAACCAAGTATGTCAGCTAATGAAATTACTGATCAATTGTTAAGTACCATTGGCCAATTTGACTTAACTATTTGTAACTATGCTAATGGTGACATGGTTGGGCATACTGGTAATTTACAAGCAACAATTAAAGCAATGGAATCACTTGATGTTCAAATAGGCAGATTGTATGAAAAATGTCGACAAAAAGGAGTTACAATGTTCATTATTGCTGACCACGGTAATGCTGAATGCATGCTAAATGCTGACAATAAACTTGTAACAAAACATACAACTAACCCTGTTTGATTTATTTTAACTGATGATAATTATGAAATTGCTAAAGGTGGAAAATTAGCTAATATTGCTCCAAGCATTCTGCAATACATGAACATCAGTATTCCAAGTGAAATGACTGAAAAATCAATTATTATTAATAAAAATGAACAATAA
- a CDS encoding rRNA methylase has protein sequence MNNNIVTSKDNRLVKLINKLYSDAKHRYNASLFVIESIRVIKTFISHGYSIQNYVVSENSKYKNEFIKLSNTTIVSQQLFQSISQLKHGDGLIAVVKMKKNNVDDFNQAIILDNIQDPGNLGSILRSMQAFNINKLFLLNSCVDVFNPKVIKASMGYGYNVAIDYVTDFKNLVNLLHQKGIKVVATALNPKAVNANKLNWSKTAVVFGNEGNGLKQNVLKYADTLAHIPINKQVDSLNLSISCGIIMHLMQYENS, from the coding sequence ATGAACAATAATATTGTTACAAGTAAAGATAATCGTTTAGTAAAGCTAATTAATAAGCTTTATAGTGATGCTAAACACCGCTATAACGCTTCTTTATTTGTAATTGAATCTATTCGGGTAATTAAAACATTTATCAGCCACGGATATAGTATTCAAAACTATGTTGTCAGTGAAAATTCTAAATACAAAAATGAATTTATTAAATTATCAAATACAACAATTGTTTCTCAACAATTATTTCAATCAATTAGCCAGCTTAAACATGGTGATGGCTTAATTGCTGTTGTTAAAATGAAAAAAAATAATGTTGATGATTTTAACCAAGCAATTATTCTTGATAATATCCAAGATCCTGGTAATTTAGGAAGTATTTTACGTTCAATGCAAGCATTCAACATTAATAAATTATTTCTATTAAATTCATGTGTTGATGTTTTTAATCCAAAAGTAATTAAAGCTAGTATGGGATATGGATACAATGTTGCAATTGATTACGTTACTGATTTTAAAAATTTAGTTAATCTTTTGCATCAAAAAGGAATTAAAGTAGTTGCTACAGCTTTGAATCCAAAAGCTGTTAATGCCAATAAACTTAATTGATCTAAAACAGCGGTTGTATTTGGCAATGAAGGTAATGGGTTAAAACAAAATGTTTTAAAATATGCTGATACATTGGCTCATATTCCGATTAATAAACAGGTTGATTCGTTGAATTTATCAATTAGCTGTGGTATTATCATGCACTTAATGCAATATGAAAATTCTTAA
- a CDS encoding pseudouridine synthase, whose protein sequence is MKILKANHNDANLRIDKFVRKVLPNAKLSEIYKLLRTKKIKVNQHKVNPTYRINLNDEIVFYLDENHFTKQLKPKTNAIDFKVVYEDNNLLIVFKPYGLVVHTDESGTTNTLINQVTNYLIDKNEFNPHEQNSFTPTLINRIDLNTAGLVIIAKNRMSSIILNEKMKTHEIRKFYLTKVYGIIDPKKATISAYLTRFNDKKNVLITPKIISKDSKQIITKYELKKHDHQTSLIEIELLTGRTHQIRAHMQYLGHPLVGEQKYSSAKFKKLSNYKHQRLIAYKIIFQFKSSANELEYLNNKEIKLSEQEVNKYL, encoded by the coding sequence ATGAAAATTCTTAAAGCTAATCACAATGATGCAAATTTACGAATTGATAAATTTGTCCGTAAGGTTTTACCAAATGCTAAATTAAGTGAAATTTATAAATTATTAAGAACAAAGAAAATCAAAGTTAACCAACATAAAGTTAATCCAACTTATCGAATTAATTTAAATGATGAAATAGTCTTTTACTTAGATGAAAATCACTTTACCAAGCAATTAAAACCCAAAACAAACGCGATTGATTTTAAAGTAGTTTATGAAGATAATAACTTATTAATTGTTTTTAAACCTTATGGATTAGTAGTACATACTGATGAAAGTGGTACAACAAATACATTAATTAATCAAGTTACTAACTACTTAATTGATAAAAATGAATTTAATCCCCATGAACAAAATTCGTTTACACCAACTTTAATTAATCGAATTGATTTAAATACAGCAGGATTAGTTATCATTGCAAAAAATCGAATGAGTTCAATTATTCTGAATGAAAAAATGAAAACACATGAAATTCGTAAATTTTATTTAACAAAAGTTTATGGAATTATCGATCCTAAAAAAGCAACTATTTCAGCATATTTAACAAGATTTAATGACAAAAAAAATGTTTTAATTACGCCAAAAATTATCAGCAAAGATAGTAAACAAATTATTACCAAGTATGAATTAAAAAAACATGATCATCAAACATCATTAATTGAAATTGAATTATTAACTGGAAGAACCCATCAAATTCGCGCTCACATGCAATATTTAGGCCATCCACTAGTTGGTGAACAAAAATATAGCTCAGCAAAGTTTAAAAAGTTAAGTAATTATAAACACCAAAGATTAATTGCTTATAAAATTATTTTTCAATTTAAATCTTCAGCTAATGAACTTGAATATTTAAATAATAAAGAAATTAAATTATCTGAGCAAGAAGTTAATAAATATTTATAA
- the udk gene encoding uridine kinase, with product MKKHKPVLICVAGGTASGKTTVSKEIIKTLNKKVKTQLICIDSFYSRDLEKTKQNELHTNVNFDHPNAFDWPLIEKTFKTLLDNKTARIPIYDYKISRRSKETKLIKPTDVIIFEGILSLYNKSINKIASIKIYVDSPSDERFIRRFLRDKNERGRNDENIIAQWRNVVQPMYKEFIEPQKRNADLVIPWTTYNTVAIDFLKCALINQIKK from the coding sequence ATGAAAAAGCATAAACCCGTGTTAATTTGTGTTGCTGGAGGGACAGCTAGTGGCAAAACCACTGTTAGTAAAGAAATTATTAAAACACTAAACAAAAAAGTTAAAACTCAACTAATCTGTATTGATTCATTTTATTCTAGGGATCTTGAAAAAACTAAACAAAATGAATTACACACAAATGTTAACTTTGATCACCCTAATGCTTTTGATTGACCTTTAATTGAAAAAACATTTAAAACTCTACTTGATAATAAAACAGCAAGAATCCCAATCTATGACTACAAAATTTCACGACGTAGTAAAGAAACAAAATTAATTAAACCAACTGATGTTATTATATTTGAAGGAATTTTGTCTTTATATAACAAATCAATTAACAAAATAGCTAGTATAAAAATTTATGTAGATTCACCAAGTGATGAGCGTTTTATTCGACGATTCTTACGTGATAAAAATGAACGTGGTAGAAATGACGAAAACATTATTGCTCAATGAAGAAATGTAGTGCAACCAATGTACAAAGAATTTATTGAACCACAAAAACGTAATGCTGATTTAGTTATTCCTTGAACAACATATAATACTGTTGCTATTGACTTTTTAAAATGTGCTTTAATTAATCAAATTAAAAAATAA
- a CDS encoding putative ABC-2 family transporter, with the protein MKFYFRYLGKLVLNKISIWVTIALYWLLALIILIIVPFAANISPLTIWGNTLFDIQSGFIIIAGAISALIVVNVFKRSIEDQSELLIQAKPLKRWKITFIKFLWTLIFISIITFGMLVIGLMTYILGPYNANYNPKGIDYHKVWPLICTLVLATYIINCLFCSIAIFISLIANRVQIIVTLIAANIVLSVYNNMSRFVLTRLDDSINQKLSTNVSISSFNATDFNNNKTNFSYLKGSNEEGDTDLYPFYSQSIKSTNQIYMNLNFMNQLSSLFQLFDVTSLKQQYNSTRLGSNERLNTKLIKDNTFSKYLMNQYISLQHASDIKSANYPLSIPSWNEIINSDQGQYGAQSDTGFYNLSINLYRTDLLNLIGGNTDTLWIYNKDTFYGLAPAKWAYYNEFITNENLNYEFNKHVFKTIIIPLLTDKNEAQHNINLCNLSSDDDLKKYLNIFYNRIYNDWNQSISDGNKFHFDTNKTLDVINFNLARYRFSLIQSFLYIYWHDLICDYLKENNISINQYLINQNKVFNQQFKAKLTKIVDPYTHEDITIENGMTYSQYLHVLMTFGGLSWFTEKSYYNRINKSIRFSQYPIKLNTSNNTVILDDSNTEKYATFPLSWVSCYKQDLGININYFYQYKTYPYVSNVASGLIWSLLTLLLSGLAYCKYQRIDIS; encoded by the coding sequence ATGAAATTTTACTTCCGATATTTAGGTAAATTGGTACTCAATAAAATTTCGATTTGAGTAACTATTGCTCTATATTGATTGTTAGCATTAATTATTTTAATTATTGTTCCTTTTGCAGCTAATATTTCACCGTTAACTATTTGAGGAAATACACTATTTGATATTCAATCAGGTTTTATTATTATTGCAGGCGCAATAAGTGCATTAATTGTTGTTAACGTTTTTAAACGTAGTATTGAAGATCAAAGTGAATTATTGATTCAAGCCAAACCACTAAAACGCTGAAAAATTACTTTTATTAAGTTTTTATGAACATTAATTTTCATTAGTATTATTACTTTTGGAATGCTAGTAATTGGTTTAATGACTTATATTCTAGGACCATACAACGCTAATTACAACCCCAAGGGAATTGATTATCATAAAGTTTGACCGTTAATTTGTACTTTAGTTTTAGCAACTTATATTATTAATTGTTTATTTTGCTCAATTGCCATTTTTATTAGTTTAATTGCTAACCGAGTACAAATTATTGTTACTTTAATTGCTGCTAATATTGTTTTAAGCGTTTACAACAATATGAGTCGATTCGTTTTAACTAGATTAGATGATTCAATTAATCAAAAATTATCAACGAACGTTTCGATTTCTTCATTTAATGCTACTGATTTTAATAACAACAAAACTAACTTCAGTTACTTAAAAGGTTCAAACGAAGAGGGTGATACTGATTTGTATCCGTTCTATTCACAGTCAATTAAATCAACTAATCAAATTTACATGAATCTTAATTTCATGAATCAATTGTCAAGCTTGTTTCAATTATTTGATGTTACTAGTTTAAAACAACAATATAACAGCACTCGTTTAGGTTCGAATGAACGACTTAACACTAAACTAATTAAAGACAATACTTTTAGCAAGTACTTAATGAACCAGTATATATCGTTGCAACATGCAAGTGATATTAAAAGCGCCAATTATCCGTTGTCTATCCCCAGTTGAAATGAAATTATTAATAGTGATCAAGGACAATATGGAGCACAATCTGATACTGGTTTCTATAATCTTTCAATTAATTTATATAGAACTGATCTATTAAATTTAATTGGTGGAAATACTGACACATTATGAATTTATAACAAAGATACGTTTTATGGATTAGCACCTGCTAAATGGGCTTATTACAATGAATTTATCACTAATGAAAATTTAAATTACGAGTTTAATAAACATGTATTTAAAACAATTATTATCCCATTACTAACTGACAAAAACGAAGCACAACATAATATTAATTTATGCAATTTAAGTAGTGATGATGATTTAAAAAAATACCTAAATATTTTTTATAACAGAATTTATAATGATTGAAATCAATCAATTAGTGATGGAAATAAATTTCATTTCGATACTAATAAAACACTTGATGTAATTAATTTTAATTTAGCACGTTATCGATTTAGTTTAATTCAAAGTTTTCTATATATCTATTGACATGATTTAATTTGTGATTATTTAAAAGAAAACAATATTAGTATTAACCAATATTTAATTAATCAAAATAAGGTATTTAATCAACAATTTAAAGCTAAATTAACGAAAATTGTTGATCCTTATACACATGAAGATATAACAATTGAAAATGGAATGACATATAGTCAATATCTTCATGTGTTAATGACTTTTGGTGGACTAAGTTGATTTACTGAAAAAAGTTATTATAATCGGATAAATAAATCAATACGTTTTAGTCAATATCCGATTAAACTAAACACATCTAATAATACTGTAATTTTAGATGATTCTAATACTGAAAAATATGCAACTTTTCCGTTAAGTTGAGTTTCATGTTATAAACAAGATTTAGGTATTAACATTAATTACTTTTATCAATACAAAACTTATCCATACGTTAGTAATGTTGCTAGTGGATTAATTTGGTCATTATTAACATTATTATTAAGTGGGTTGGCTTATTGCAAATACCAACGAATTGATATTAGCTAA
- a CDS encoding 2-methylthioadenine synthetase, with protein sequence MSKVTKVKPDLIVNKPSLKNQGKRKINRIIERLDFKINPKLVLPEYKKYSAYVRTYGCQANIVDSEIINKILVHLGFKLTDDIDQANLVILNTCAIRENAEKKVYGEIGLLANNKNHIQPFVLGISGCMPQQENTVEKLLKNNYVNFAFGTHNIDELPQILFDVFHLNKKVISIHHERKHHFHQMPRLINQKHKAFVSIMDGCNHFCTYCIVPFTRGQQISRDKDDIISEIKDLINDGVKEITLIGQNVNDYGIDFVNVKYRFSDLLNDVAKLPIKRIRFSTSNPWNFDYKTIDVISQNVNIMPSIHLPIQSGDNEILKQMKRFMKIDDYINLVKYMRKQIKQLAITTDLIVGFPNESEKAFKNTLKLYKKIQYDNAYTFIFSPREGTPAAIMEDSVSNETKNKRLNILNKYVKRYAKKNNKKYHNKIVEVLVDGYSKTDKNMLTGYSPQLKVVNFKGKANPGDLVMVKIKSVNRFSLIGEQIS encoded by the coding sequence ATGTCAAAGGTAACAAAGGTAAAACCTGATCTTATTGTTAATAAACCTTCATTAAAAAATCAAGGCAAAAGAAAAATAAACCGAATTATTGAACGTCTTGATTTTAAAATTAATCCTAAATTAGTCTTACCTGAATATAAAAAATATTCAGCCTATGTACGAACATATGGATGCCAAGCTAACATTGTTGATAGTGAAATTATTAATAAAATTCTAGTTCATTTAGGATTTAAACTAACTGATGATATTGATCAAGCTAATTTAGTTATTCTGAATACGTGTGCTATTCGAGAAAATGCTGAAAAAAAAGTTTATGGAGAAATTGGTTTACTAGCAAATAATAAGAACCATATTCAACCATTTGTTTTAGGAATTAGTGGATGCATGCCTCAACAAGAAAACACTGTTGAAAAATTATTAAAAAATAATTATGTTAATTTTGCTTTTGGAACGCATAATATTGATGAATTGCCACAAATTTTATTTGATGTATTTCATTTAAATAAAAAAGTAATTTCAATTCATCATGAACGAAAGCATCACTTTCATCAAATGCCTCGACTTATTAACCAAAAACACAAAGCTTTTGTATCAATTATGGATGGATGCAATCATTTTTGTACATATTGTATTGTTCCGTTTACTCGTGGACAACAAATTAGTCGTGATAAGGATGACATCATTAGTGAAATCAAAGATTTAATTAATGATGGTGTAAAAGAAATAACTTTAATTGGACAAAATGTTAATGATTATGGAATTGACTTTGTAAACGTTAAATATCGCTTTAGTGATTTATTAAATGATGTTGCTAAATTGCCAATTAAACGAATTCGTTTTAGTACATCTAATCCATGAAATTTTGACTATAAAACAATTGATGTTATTAGTCAAAATGTCAATATCATGCCATCAATTCATTTGCCAATCCAAAGCGGTGATAATGAGATCTTAAAACAGATGAAGCGTTTTATGAAAATTGATGACTATATTAATTTAGTTAAATATATGCGTAAGCAAATTAAACAATTAGCAATTACCACCGATCTTATTGTTGGTTTTCCTAATGAAAGCGAAAAAGCTTTTAAAAACACCTTAAAACTTTATAAAAAGATTCAATATGATAACGCTTATACATTTATTTTCTCTCCACGCGAAGGAACTCCAGCTGCGATTATGGAAGATTCAGTTAGCAATGAAACAAAGAATAAACGCTTAAACATACTAAATAAATACGTAAAACGTTATGCTAAAAAAAATAATAAAAAATATCACAACAAAATTGTTGAGGTATTAGTTGATGGTTATTCTAAAACGGATAAAAACATGTTAACTGGTTACTCACCACAATTAAAAGTTGTTAATTTTAAAGGTAAAGCCAATCCCGGTGATTTAGTAATGGTAAAAATTAAAAGTGTAAACCGCTTTAGTCTAATTGGTGAACAAATTAGCTAA